In one Streptomyces sp. NBC_01241 genomic region, the following are encoded:
- a CDS encoding DUF6197 family protein codes for MPTPTLTPDQLDAQAARLHDTEAWQQIVTGWDLTAAEPVPPSSPGLADRPTGRQSADWRDLLSVPVDQLIAESVRALPATAPRERPLPGRLGAILPDRLHSWRRIGQPEVRPSTHLAYARQILTEWGWQNTPYRLRNARGARCVCGALLTAHRMGYGSLGTVDRAGAWLVAELRSRGWTGLIGPWNRCPGRTAADALALIDATIARAARAGQ; via the coding sequence ATGCCGACGCCCACCTTGACCCCCGACCAGCTCGATGCCCAGGCCGCTCGCCTCCACGACACCGAGGCCTGGCAGCAGATCGTCACCGGCTGGGACCTCACCGCCGCCGAACCCGTGCCCCCCTCCTCCCCCGGCCTCGCGGATCGGCCGACGGGCCGTCAGTCGGCCGACTGGCGCGACCTGCTGTCCGTGCCGGTCGATCAGCTCATCGCCGAGTCCGTGCGCGCCCTGCCGGCCACCGCCCCGCGTGAGCGGCCCCTCCCGGGGCGGCTCGGCGCGATCCTCCCCGACCGGCTCCACTCCTGGCGGCGCATCGGGCAGCCCGAGGTGCGGCCCTCCACGCATCTCGCCTACGCACGGCAGATCCTGACCGAGTGGGGCTGGCAGAACACCCCTTACCGGCTCCGCAACGCCCGCGGCGCCCGGTGCGTCTGCGGCGCCCTGCTCACCGCCCACCGCATGGGCTACGGCTCCCTCGGCACCGTGGACCGGGCGGGCGCCTGGCTCGTCGCCGAACTCCGGTCCCGGGGCTGGACCGGTCTGATCGGACCGTGGAACCGCTGCCCGGGCCGTACCGCGGCGGATGCGCTCGCGCTGATCGACGCCACCATCGCCCGCGCCGCCCGCGCCGGGCAGTGA
- a CDS encoding TAXI family TRAP transporter solute-binding subunit → MLQALSRIGRLRALQACAALVVVLGLLLWWLLPLGEPAPSGTLTFSTGVRSGVYQRYGERLKGDLAKDLPRVSIRLQTSEGSQQNIARVATGKADFTIATADALATYLRDGGPGADRLRGCVRLYDDYIQLVVPRDSKVRKVSDLIGRRVGVGQPGSGVRLVADRLMTAAGLDPTNDVTPVPNGIDTMPEELENGRIDAFFWSGGLPTSAVQELSDRFAIRLVPLEAALVKELQAVGGSARYYRSAMMPADAYHEAQQGQAVPTVAVANVLVTTDRTDPAMTEAFTRTVIDSRDRIGREVHAAQLVDLRTAIFTDPLPLHEGAKRYYRSVKP, encoded by the coding sequence ATGCTCCAGGCACTGTCCCGTATCGGCCGGCTGCGCGCTCTGCAGGCGTGCGCCGCCCTCGTCGTCGTGCTCGGGCTGCTGCTGTGGTGGCTGCTCCCGCTCGGGGAACCCGCGCCGAGCGGGACTCTGACCTTCAGCACCGGCGTACGCAGCGGGGTCTACCAGCGCTACGGCGAGCGGCTGAAGGGGGACCTGGCCAAGGACCTGCCCCGGGTGTCGATACGGCTGCAGACCAGCGAGGGCTCGCAGCAGAACATCGCGCGGGTGGCGACCGGGAAGGCGGACTTCACCATCGCCACGGCCGATGCCCTCGCCACGTATCTGCGCGACGGCGGGCCCGGCGCGGACCGGTTGCGGGGCTGTGTGCGGCTGTACGACGACTACATACAACTGGTCGTGCCCCGGGACTCGAAGGTGCGGAAGGTCTCGGACCTGATCGGCCGGCGCGTCGGGGTGGGGCAGCCGGGTTCCGGCGTACGGCTGGTCGCCGACCGGCTGATGACGGCCGCCGGTCTCGATCCCACGAACGATGTGACACCGGTTCCCAACGGCATCGACACCATGCCCGAGGAGCTGGAGAACGGCCGGATCGATGCCTTCTTCTGGTCCGGCGGACTGCCCACTTCCGCAGTGCAGGAGTTGTCGGACCGGTTCGCGATCCGGCTGGTACCGCTGGAGGCCGCGCTGGTCAAGGAGCTACAGGCCGTGGGCGGGTCCGCCCGCTACTACCGGTCGGCCATGATGCCCGCCGACGCGTACCACGAGGCACAGCAGGGACAGGCGGTGCCGACGGTGGCGGTAGCCAATGTGCTGGTGACCACGGACCGTACGGATCCGGCGATGACCGAGGCGTTCACCCGGACCGTGATCGACAGCCGGGACCGGATCGGGCGCGAGGTGCACGCTGCCCAGTTGGTGGATCTGCGCACGGCGATCTTCACCGACCCGCTGCCGCTGCACGAGGGGGCCAAGCGCTACTACCGCTCGGTCAAGCCCTGA
- a CDS encoding FAD-dependent monooxygenase: MDPVIVVGAGPVGLTLSLALAAQGVPSVLLDEDPARDETRPARTVVLREDTAALVERLGCKALRHEGIRWSGWRSMRRKQVVRELALGVDSPDGDPLPAPIHLPQHVLTRGLRDAVAAQELVQVAPYSRIDTLEQDPAGVTVHTRKPNPTWWRGSYLVGCDGARSTVRKLLDIRFPGRTAVERHAVAALRTELPWPGQAVLHRLPPWRTGGAEVTARPLPDGAWRLDWLLPPRGELVTPDALIARIRDTLAGWCGETPPYELLDTGVYTLHHRLALRWRADRAFLAGDAAHLLGALGTQGLDEGLRDAENLAWKLAQAWHHGASDVLLDSYQAERRAAVAARLRAADQSLPILRGGGGLRTLVPGSARGHDSLLTDGHLGCGPLGAPPSYSHSPLAPPRAEAHTSVSTPPGAPVTDVRVTAPDGTTVRLRERLGQGHLLVVLVAPGTGVWDRRHWMSAGVMPRLVAAVDALPVKGELLVAESYPGASAHTVLLIRPDGHLVASFGGVRPRELFAAADAVRGGAARTSVRSDRTAGIN; encoded by the coding sequence GTGGATCCGGTGATCGTCGTCGGCGCCGGGCCCGTCGGCCTGACGCTGTCGCTCGCTCTCGCGGCGCAGGGCGTCCCCTCCGTCCTTCTCGACGAGGATCCGGCCAGGGACGAGACGCGTCCGGCCCGTACGGTGGTGCTGCGCGAGGACACCGCGGCCCTGGTGGAACGGCTCGGCTGCAAGGCGCTGCGGCACGAGGGCATCCGGTGGTCCGGCTGGCGGTCCATGCGGCGCAAGCAGGTGGTGCGTGAGCTGGCGCTCGGCGTGGACTCCCCCGACGGCGATCCGCTGCCTGCCCCGATTCATCTGCCGCAGCACGTCCTCACGCGCGGGCTGCGGGACGCGGTGGCCGCTCAGGAACTGGTGCAGGTGGCCCCGTACAGCCGGATCGACACGCTGGAGCAGGACCCGGCCGGGGTCACGGTGCACACCAGGAAGCCGAACCCGACCTGGTGGCGCGGGAGTTACCTGGTGGGCTGCGACGGCGCCAGGTCCACCGTACGCAAGCTCCTCGACATCCGTTTCCCCGGGCGTACGGCGGTGGAGCGGCATGCCGTCGCGGCGCTGCGCACCGAGCTCCCCTGGCCGGGACAGGCCGTACTGCACCGGCTGCCCCCGTGGCGGACCGGCGGCGCCGAGGTGACCGCACGGCCGCTGCCGGACGGCGCCTGGCGACTGGACTGGCTGCTGCCGCCGCGCGGCGAGCTCGTCACGCCGGACGCCCTGATCGCCCGGATCCGGGACACCCTGGCGGGCTGGTGCGGCGAGACACCGCCGTACGAACTGCTGGACACGGGTGTGTACACGCTGCACCACCGGCTCGCCCTGCGCTGGCGGGCCGACCGGGCCTTCCTGGCCGGGGACGCCGCCCATCTGCTGGGCGCGCTCGGCACCCAGGGACTCGACGAGGGGCTGCGGGACGCCGAGAACCTGGCCTGGAAGCTTGCCCAGGCCTGGCACCACGGCGCCTCCGACGTACTGCTCGACAGCTACCAGGCCGAGCGCCGGGCCGCGGTCGCCGCACGGCTGCGCGCCGCGGACCAGTCGCTGCCGATACTGCGTGGCGGCGGAGGTCTGCGGACCCTGGTCCCGGGGAGCGCACGGGGGCACGACTCGCTGCTCACCGACGGACATCTGGGCTGTGGCCCCCTCGGTGCGCCCCCGTCGTACTCGCACTCGCCCCTTGCGCCCCCACGCGCCGAGGCGCACACCTCTGTGAGTACGCCCCCCGGTGCGCCGGTCACCGATGTGCGGGTGACGGCTCCGGACGGCACCACCGTGCGGCTGCGCGAGCGGCTGGGTCAGGGACACCTGCTGGTGGTCCTGGTGGCCCCCGGTACGGGGGTGTGGGACCGGCGTCACTGGATGAGCGCCGGCGTCATGCCGCGGCTGGTCGCCGCTGTCGACGCGTTGCCGGTGAAGGGTGAGCTGCTGGTGGCCGAGAGCTATCCGGGGGCGTCGGCCCACACCGTGCTGCTGATCAGGCCGGACGGTCATCTCGTGGCGTCGTTCGGCGGGGTACGACCGCGGGAGCTCTTCGCGGCGGCGGACGCGGTGCGGGGCGGGGCGGCGCGCACCTCCGTACGCTCCGACCGGACTGCGGGCATCAATTGA
- a CDS encoding amino acid ABC transporter permease codes for MTSVLYDAQGPRAKQRNILYTVLFVLGAAAVVWWVYDGLAAKHQLDWIKWKPFFTSSQPWETYIWPGLQNTLKAAFFALLIALPLGALFGIGRLSDHRWMRAPAGVVVEFFRAIPVLILMITANAVYSEYTNISSDSRPLYAVVTGLVLYNASVLAEIVRAGIHSLPQGQTDAAKAIGMRKGQTMVFVLLPQAVTAMLPAIVSQLVVIVKDTALGGAMMTFPELLSSVRPMSANYGANTIACFTIVAVIYVAVNFALTSFASWLERWLRRTKKGTGAVVGAGPGGGLETIGAPALVVDDGRAV; via the coding sequence ATGACTTCCGTCCTCTACGACGCCCAGGGGCCGCGCGCCAAGCAGCGCAACATCCTGTACACGGTGCTGTTCGTGCTGGGTGCCGCAGCCGTGGTGTGGTGGGTGTACGACGGCCTCGCCGCCAAGCACCAGCTGGACTGGATCAAGTGGAAGCCCTTCTTCACCAGCTCCCAGCCCTGGGAGACATACATCTGGCCGGGCCTTCAGAACACGCTCAAGGCGGCCTTCTTCGCCCTGCTCATCGCCCTCCCGCTCGGTGCCCTGTTCGGGATCGGCAGGCTCTCGGACCATCGGTGGATGCGGGCTCCGGCCGGCGTGGTCGTGGAGTTCTTCCGCGCCATCCCGGTACTGATCCTGATGATCACCGCGAATGCGGTGTACTCCGAATACACGAACATCAGCAGCGACTCGCGGCCGCTGTACGCCGTGGTGACGGGCCTGGTCCTCTACAACGCCTCGGTGCTCGCCGAGATCGTGCGGGCCGGCATCCACTCCCTGCCGCAGGGCCAGACCGACGCGGCCAAGGCGATCGGGATGCGCAAGGGCCAGACCATGGTGTTCGTGCTGCTGCCGCAGGCGGTGACGGCCATGCTGCCGGCGATCGTCAGCCAACTGGTCGTCATCGTGAAGGACACCGCACTCGGTGGCGCCATGATGACCTTCCCCGAGCTGCTGTCCTCGGTCCGTCCGATGAGCGCGAACTACGGCGCGAACACCATTGCGTGCTTCACGATCGTCGCCGTGATCTACGTCGCCGTGAACTTCGCACTCACATCGTTCGCGAGCTGGCTGGAGCGGTGGCTCCGGCGTACGAAGAAGGGCACGGGTGCAGTGGTCGGTGCCGGGCCCGGGGGCGGTCTGGAGACCATCGGTGCTCCGGCGCTCGTCGTCGATGACGGACGCGCCGTCTGA
- a CDS encoding cysteine dioxygenase: MSSAADGASGPTAAELLDFVRRVAADATIIASLPLDPEGRTWVQLEGPGGSEAWLIGWPPGTGTGWHDHADSIGAFTTAAGTLKELSLAARLPTDGWKTLELTEGIDRSRQLATGQGRAFGRHHVHEVLNESGTEHAVSVHAYYPPLPQIRRYSRTGAVLRLEQVERPEDWR, encoded by the coding sequence ATGTCCTCCGCCGCCGATGGTGCTTCCGGTCCGACGGCTGCGGAGCTGCTCGATTTCGTCCGCCGTGTCGCCGCCGACGCCACGATCATCGCCTCGCTCCCGCTCGATCCCGAAGGCCGCACCTGGGTCCAACTCGAAGGGCCGGGCGGCAGCGAGGCCTGGCTGATCGGCTGGCCGCCGGGCACCGGCACCGGCTGGCACGACCACGCCGACTCGATCGGCGCCTTCACGACCGCGGCCGGCACCCTCAAGGAGCTGTCGCTCGCCGCCCGGCTGCCCACCGACGGCTGGAAGACGCTCGAACTCACCGAAGGCATCGACCGTTCCCGGCAGTTGGCCACCGGCCAGGGCAGGGCGTTCGGCCGGCACCACGTCCACGAGGTGCTGAACGAATCGGGCACGGAACACGCCGTCTCCGTCCATGCGTACTACCCGCCGCTGCCGCAGATCCGGCGCTACAGCCGCACCGGTGCGGTGCTCCGTCTCGAACAGGTCGAACGGCCGGAGGACTGGCGGTGA
- a CDS encoding putative leader peptide encodes MHGVLRNVIDTDVRLWRRVHMDLVRYAGCVCRPSC; translated from the coding sequence GTGCATGGTGTACTCCGGAACGTGATCGACACCGATGTGCGCCTGTGGCGGAGGGTCCATATGGACCTCGTCCGCTACGCGGGCTGCGTGTGTCGCCCGTCCTGCTGA
- a CDS encoding amino acid ABC transporter ATP-binding protein produces the protein MSGVSVTKGAEDAAPAANDLVVLSNVNKHFGALHVLQDIDLTIARGEVVVVIGPSGSGKSTLCRTINRLETIDSGAISIDGKPLPQEGRELAKLRADVGMVFQSFNLFAHKTVLENVMLGQLKVRKTDKKAAEDKARSLLDRVGVATQADKYPAQLSGGQQQRVAIARALAMDPKVILFDEPTSALDPEMINEVLEVMQQLARDGMTMVVVTHEMGFARSAANRVVFMADGKIVEEATPDQFFSNPRSDRAKDFLSKILHH, from the coding sequence ATGAGCGGAGTTTCAGTGACCAAGGGCGCCGAGGACGCCGCACCCGCGGCGAACGACCTTGTCGTACTGAGCAACGTCAACAAGCACTTCGGCGCGCTGCATGTGCTCCAGGACATCGACCTGACGATCGCCCGTGGCGAGGTCGTGGTCGTCATCGGGCCCTCCGGGTCCGGGAAGTCCACGCTGTGCCGCACGATCAACCGCTTGGAGACGATCGACTCGGGCGCCATATCGATCGACGGCAAGCCGCTGCCCCAGGAGGGCCGGGAGCTGGCCAAGCTGCGTGCCGATGTCGGCATGGTCTTCCAGTCGTTCAATCTCTTCGCGCACAAGACGGTGCTCGAAAACGTGATGCTGGGCCAGCTCAAGGTCCGCAAGACGGACAAGAAGGCTGCCGAGGACAAGGCCCGTTCGCTGCTGGACCGGGTGGGTGTGGCGACGCAGGCCGACAAGTACCCCGCCCAGCTCTCCGGTGGTCAGCAGCAACGCGTGGCCATCGCCCGCGCGTTGGCGATGGACCCCAAGGTGATCCTCTTCGACGAGCCGACCTCCGCGCTCGACCCGGAGATGATCAATGAGGTCCTGGAGGTCATGCAGCAGCTCGCCCGGGACGGCATGACGATGGTCGTCGTCACCCATGAGATGGGCTTCGCGCGCTCGGCGGCGAACCGGGTCGTCTTCATGGCGGACGGAAAGATCGTCGAAGAGGCCACGCCCGACCAGTTCTTCAGTAACCCGCGCAGTGACCGGGCCAAGGACTTCCTGTCGAAGATCCTTCACCACTGA
- a CDS encoding rhodanese-like domain-containing protein, whose product MSDSPRRSTAPVGIDELLERVRAGFVRVGPREAFAATADGALLVDIRYAELRERDGLIPGALVVERNELEWRLDPLGSHRAPEAVSHDLQVVVVCNEGYASSLAVASLRQLGLHRTTDVIGGFQAWRAAGLPVEA is encoded by the coding sequence GTGAGCGACAGCCCTCGGCGTAGTACGGCACCGGTCGGGATCGACGAACTGCTGGAACGGGTCCGGGCCGGGTTCGTCCGGGTGGGCCCGCGGGAGGCGTTCGCCGCCACCGCGGACGGGGCGCTTCTCGTGGACATCCGCTATGCGGAGCTGCGGGAACGGGACGGATTGATTCCGGGGGCGCTGGTCGTCGAACGCAATGAGCTGGAGTGGCGCCTCGACCCGCTGGGCAGCCACCGGGCCCCGGAGGCGGTGAGCCACGACCTCCAGGTCGTGGTGGTCTGCAACGAGGGCTACGCGTCGAGCCTCGCCGTCGCGTCCCTGCGTCAGCTGGGGCTGCACCGGACGACCGATGTGATCGGCGGATTCCAGGCGTGGCGTGCGGCGGGGCTTCCGGTCGAGGCCTGA
- a CDS encoding sensor histidine kinase: MRTRLLPLLIILMASVLLALGFPLAVSVAAARQQSVVIDRIDDTARFAALAQFIAERTPGHEERRRTLRSELETYASVYGIRAGVFYRDNSAMAKAPATWQLPIEGEGREAFKEALLGRRSHDPPQVWPWQRGRIVVASPVVRDGDVVAVVVIDSPTDEMRARTLRGWLLIAAGEAGAMLVAVGAAIRLTGWVLLPVRTLDAATHDIASGRMRSRVVASGGPPELRRLARSFNEMADNVEDVLEQQRAFVADASHQLRNPLAALLLRIELLALELPEGNEEIASVRTEGKRLGQVLDDLLDLALAEHAAADLQLTDIGALTAERVASWRPVAEEKGVRLRADGSSALTAWADPIALSSALDAIIDNALKFTPADEEVLVTVAAGPDDVTVVVADRGPGLTAQEMERVGDRFWRSAQHQNVQGSGLGLSISQALLAACGGTIGYAAHEPHGLRVTVSVPRRGPQG; this comes from the coding sequence GTGCGCACCCGGCTGCTTCCCCTGCTCATCATTCTCATGGCGAGCGTGCTGCTCGCCCTCGGCTTCCCGCTGGCCGTCAGCGTCGCCGCCGCCCGGCAGCAGAGCGTCGTCATCGACCGCATCGATGACACGGCACGCTTCGCCGCGCTCGCCCAGTTCATCGCCGAGCGGACCCCCGGTCACGAAGAGCGGCGCCGCACCCTGCGCAGCGAACTCGAGACGTACGCATCGGTGTACGGCATCCGCGCCGGTGTCTTCTACCGCGACAACAGCGCCATGGCGAAGGCCCCGGCCACCTGGCAGCTCCCGATCGAGGGGGAGGGGAGAGAGGCCTTCAAGGAGGCGCTCCTGGGGCGGCGCAGCCACGATCCGCCGCAGGTCTGGCCCTGGCAGCGCGGCAGGATCGTCGTCGCCTCACCCGTCGTACGGGACGGCGATGTCGTCGCCGTCGTGGTCATCGACTCGCCCACCGACGAAATGCGTGCGCGTACGCTGCGCGGCTGGTTGCTCATCGCGGCCGGCGAAGCGGGCGCGATGCTGGTGGCGGTCGGCGCGGCGATCCGGCTCACCGGCTGGGTGCTGCTGCCCGTACGGACCCTCGACGCGGCCACCCATGACATAGCCAGCGGCCGGATGAGGTCCCGAGTCGTGGCCTCCGGGGGGCCTCCGGAACTCAGGCGCCTGGCCCGTTCGTTCAACGAGATGGCCGACAACGTCGAGGATGTGCTGGAGCAGCAGCGCGCCTTCGTCGCCGACGCCTCGCATCAGCTGCGCAACCCCCTCGCCGCGCTGCTGCTGCGGATCGAGCTCCTCGCGCTCGAACTCCCCGAGGGCAACGAGGAGATCGCCTCCGTGCGCACGGAGGGCAAGCGCCTCGGCCAGGTTCTGGACGACCTGCTCGACCTGGCGCTGGCCGAACACGCCGCGGCCGACCTGCAGCTCACGGACATAGGCGCGCTCACCGCGGAACGCGTCGCGTCGTGGCGGCCGGTCGCCGAGGAGAAGGGAGTCCGGCTCAGGGCGGACGGCTCGTCCGCCCTGACGGCCTGGGCGGACCCCATCGCACTGTCGAGCGCCCTCGACGCCATCATCGACAACGCTCTGAAGTTCACCCCGGCCGACGAAGAGGTCCTCGTCACGGTCGCCGCCGGTCCTGATGACGTCACGGTCGTCGTCGCCGACCGGGGACCGGGCCTCACCGCACAGGAAATGGAGCGCGTCGGCGACCGTTTCTGGCGCAGCGCCCAGCATCAGAACGTGCAGGGTTCCGGCCTCGGGCTCTCCATCTCCCAGGCCCTCCTGGCCGCGTGCGGCGGCACCATCGGCTATGCGGCCCACGAGCCGCACGGGCTGCGAGTGACGGTGTCGGTGCCGCGCCGGGGCCCACAGGGCTGA
- a CDS encoding amino acid ABC transporter permease, translating into MFDFLEGYDLLGAFWVTVQLTVYSALGSLIWGTLLAGMKVSPVPLMRGFATAYVNVVRNIPLTVIIVFSSLGLFQTLSISLGASDFKTINFRLAVVALIAYTAAFVCEAVRSGINTVPVGQAEAARALGLSFTQVLRLIVLPQAFRAVVNPLSNVLIALTKNTTVASAIGVAEASYLMKEMIETKAQLMLISAVFAFGFIVLTLPTGLILGWVSKKVAVKR; encoded by the coding sequence GTGTTCGACTTTCTTGAAGGTTATGACCTGTTGGGGGCCTTCTGGGTGACGGTGCAGCTCACCGTCTACTCGGCCCTCGGCTCCCTCATATGGGGAACGCTGCTGGCCGGCATGAAGGTCAGCCCGGTCCCCCTGATGCGCGGCTTCGCTACCGCGTACGTGAATGTGGTCCGGAACATTCCGCTGACCGTGATCATCGTCTTCTCGTCGCTGGGTCTCTTCCAGACCCTGAGCATCAGCCTCGGTGCCAGCGATTTCAAGACCATCAACTTCCGGCTCGCGGTAGTCGCCCTGATCGCCTACACCGCCGCCTTCGTGTGCGAGGCCGTGCGCTCCGGGATCAACACCGTGCCCGTGGGCCAGGCCGAGGCAGCGCGTGCCCTCGGGCTGAGCTTTACCCAGGTGCTGCGGCTGATCGTCCTCCCGCAGGCGTTCCGCGCGGTCGTCAACCCGCTGTCCAACGTGCTGATCGCGCTGACGAAGAACACCACGGTCGCTTCCGCGATCGGGGTCGCCGAAGCCTCGTACCTGATGAAGGAAATGATCGAGACCAAGGCCCAGTTGATGCTCATCTCCGCGGTCTTCGCGTTCGGCTTCATCGTTCTGACCCTCCCGACCGGCCTGATCCTCGGCTGGGTGAGCAAGAAGGTGGCGGTGAAGCGATGA
- a CDS encoding response regulator transcription factor yields MRLLLVEDDNHVAAALSAILARHGFQVVHARSGEEALRALLPTDTEPFGVVLLDLGLPDQDGYEVCGKIRKRTATPVIMVTARADVRSRIHGLNLGADDYVVKPYDTGELLARIHAVSRRKSAGEDTVPTPAAALRLGHVHLELPTRRVSIDGCEVQLTRKEFDLLALLAQRPGVVFRREQIISEVWRTSWEGTGRTLEVHVASLRSKLRLPALIETVRGVGYRLVAPSA; encoded by the coding sequence ATGAGACTGTTGCTCGTCGAGGACGACAACCACGTCGCGGCCGCCCTGTCCGCGATCCTTGCCCGGCACGGCTTCCAGGTGGTGCACGCCCGCAGCGGCGAGGAAGCGCTGCGGGCCCTGCTGCCCACGGACACGGAGCCCTTCGGCGTCGTGCTCCTCGACCTGGGGCTGCCCGACCAGGACGGCTACGAGGTGTGCGGGAAGATCCGCAAGCGCACGGCGACCCCGGTGATCATGGTGACCGCGCGCGCCGATGTCCGGTCGCGGATCCACGGCCTCAACCTCGGGGCCGACGACTACGTGGTCAAGCCGTACGACACCGGCGAGCTCCTCGCCCGGATCCACGCCGTCAGCCGCCGCAAATCGGCCGGCGAGGACACCGTGCCCACGCCCGCCGCCGCTCTGCGCCTCGGGCACGTCCACCTCGAGCTGCCCACCCGCCGGGTCAGCATCGACGGCTGCGAAGTCCAGCTCACCCGTAAGGAGTTCGATCTGCTCGCGCTGCTCGCGCAGCGCCCCGGTGTGGTCTTCCGCCGGGAGCAGATCATCAGCGAGGTGTGGCGCACGAGCTGGGAGGGGACGGGGCGCACGCTCGAAGTGCATGTCGCGTCCCTGCGTTCCAAACTGCGGCTGCCCGCACTGATCGAGACGGTGCGCGGGGTCGGCTACCGCCTCGTCGCCCCGTCCGCGTAG
- a CDS encoding glutamate ABC transporter substrate-binding protein, protein MQLRKVTAASAAVLALALTATACGSDNKDSGSSGSGGGKKISIGIKIDQPGIGLKTPDGKYTGFDVDVATYVAKELGYDAKDIVFKETKSADRETAIERGDVKFIAASYSINDERLQKVDFAGPYLLAHQDILVRADDDSIKSPEDLNKKKLCSVTGSTSAQNVHDKLAPKADLQELGGYSECLTGLENKVVDALTTDDSILAGFASQQQFQGKFKLAGFKMSNENYGIGLKKGDADLKKKINDALTKMVSDGSWDKAVKDNFGPANYKNEQAPKIGNIVK, encoded by the coding sequence ATGCAGCTTCGTAAGGTCACCGCCGCCTCGGCCGCCGTGCTCGCCCTCGCCCTGACCGCCACCGCCTGTGGTTCCGACAACAAGGACAGCGGCTCGAGCGGTTCGGGCGGCGGCAAGAAGATCTCGATCGGCATCAAGATCGACCAGCCCGGTATCGGCCTCAAGACGCCGGACGGCAAGTACACCGGTTTCGACGTCGATGTCGCCACGTACGTCGCCAAGGAACTCGGCTACGACGCCAAGGACATCGTCTTCAAGGAGACCAAGAGCGCCGACCGCGAGACGGCGATCGAGCGCGGTGACGTGAAGTTCATCGCCGCCTCCTACTCGATCAACGACGAGCGGCTGCAGAAGGTCGACTTCGCGGGCCCGTACCTGCTGGCGCACCAGGACATCCTCGTCCGCGCCGACGACGACTCGATCAAGTCGCCGGAGGACCTGAACAAGAAGAAGCTGTGTTCGGTCACCGGCTCGACTTCGGCGCAGAACGTCCATGACAAGCTGGCTCCGAAGGCCGATCTTCAGGAGCTCGGCGGCTATTCGGAGTGCCTGACCGGCCTGGAGAACAAGGTCGTCGACGCGCTGACCACTGACGACTCCATCCTCGCCGGCTTCGCGTCGCAGCAGCAGTTCCAGGGCAAGTTCAAGCTGGCCGGCTTCAAGATGAGCAACGAGAACTACGGCATCGGCCTGAAGAAAGGCGACGCCGACCTCAAGAAGAAGATCAACGACGCGCTCACCAAGATGGTCTCGGACGGTTCCTGGGACAAGGCCGTGAAGGACAACTTCGGTCCGGCGAACTACAAGAACGAGCAGGCCCCGAAGATCGGCAACATCGTCAAGTGA